CCTTGCGGGCGGCTTCCTCCGCCTGTGCGGTCTGTCCGCCGCCGGGGCCCGTCTCGCCCGTCCAGGACAGCTGCTGCAACTGCCCCAGCTTCTCCTCTACGGTCATCCGGCCCAACAGGGCCTGGGCCTCTGCTTCGTACGGGCCGGTTCCGCCCTTCGCTGCGGCTGCCGAAGCAGGCTCCTCGGCCGCCTCTTCGGTGCCCGCGGCTGCTGCGGCGGCGACCGTCCCGCCGAGTGCCGTCATCGCTGTGCGCCTCCGTATGCCACTCATAGAACATTGATCCTTTTTGCCTGTGGGGGGAATCTCCGGGCTGTCCCAGGCCCTGTGGTCACTTGATGCCGACGGTGGCGATGCCTTGGACGAAGTAGCGCTGCAGTGCCATGAACAGAGCGACGATGGGTGCGATGACCAGGACCGAACCGGCCAGCAGGAGGCCGTAGTGGGTGGAGTTCTGGCCCTGCGAGTACAGCGCCAGGGCGACCGGGAGGGTGTACTTGTCCTCGGTCTGGGCGGCCACCAGCGGCCACAGGAAGTTGTTCCACGAGCCGAGGAACGTCAGGATCGCCAGGGTGGCCAGCGGCGGCCCGCACAACGGCAACACGATCCTGGTGAAGGTCCGGATCTGCCCGGCGCCGTCGATCCTGGCCGCCTCCAGCAGCGAGTCGGGGATGCCGAGCATGAACTGCCGCATGAGGAACACCCCGAGCGGCGTGGCCAGGAACGGCAGGATCAGGGCCGGGTAGGTGTTGACCATCTGCAGCTTGGCCACCATCACGAACATCGGCACGAAGGTCACCACGCCGGGCACCATGAGCGTGATCATGACCAGGGCGAACAGCAGGCGCTTGCCGGGGAATTCCAGCTTGGCCAGTGCGTAGCCGATCATGGAGCAGAAGAGCAGGTTGCCCAGCACGGTGAAGACGGCGACGATCAGGCTGTTGAGGAAGTAGTCGCCGATGTGCAGGTCGCCGAGCCAGGTCGTGAAGTTGCTCAGGGTCGGCGACTGCGGGAGCCAGCCGCTGGGGTCGCGCACCAGCTCGCCCTGGGTCTTGAAGGACGACAGCAGCATCCAGGCGAACGGCATGAGCGTCGCGGCGAGGGCGACGGCCAGGACGGCGTAGATCAGGACGCGTGCGCGCCGCGAGGTGGCGGTGGGCGATGCGCCACCGCCGCGCGTCTTCGGTACGGCCGGGGAGACGGTGGGTGTCGAGTGGGTCATGTTCGCCGCCTCAGTCCTTCGGCCGCAGCAGTCGGAACTGGAGCATGCTCAGCGCGGCGATCACCGTGAACAGCACGTAGCTGGCTGCCGAGGCGTAGCCGTACTTGCCGAAGCCGAACTGGTTGTAGGTGAAGTAGCTCACCGACAGCGTCGAGTTCAGCGGGCCGCCCTGCGTCATGACGAACGACTCCTCGAAGAACTGGAGGTAGCCCACCGACAGCATGACCGCGCCGAACAGCAGGGTCGGGCGCAGCAGCGGCAGCGTGATCCGGCGGAAGCGCTGCCACGGGCTCGCGCCGTCCATGATCGCCGCCTCGTGCAGTTCCCCCGGGACGTTCTGCAGGCCGGCCAGGAAGATGATCATCAGTGTGCCCATGTTGCGCCACGCGGTCATCAGGATCAGCGACGGCAGGGCCCAGGTCGTGCTGTGCAGCCAGTCGGGACCGGCGATGCCGATCCAGCCGAGCACGGTGTTGAGCACCCCGTCGGGCTGCAGGATGAAGCGCCACACGACCGCGACGGCGACGATGCTGGTCACCACCGGCGTGTAGAAGC
This genomic interval from Streptomyces sp. B21-083 contains the following:
- a CDS encoding carbohydrate ABC transporter permease, which translates into the protein MTHSTPTVSPAVPKTRGGGASPTATSRRARVLIYAVLAVALAATLMPFAWMLLSSFKTQGELVRDPSGWLPQSPTLSNFTTWLGDLHIGDYFLNSLIVAVFTVLGNLLFCSMIGYALAKLEFPGKRLLFALVMITLMVPGVVTFVPMFVMVAKLQMVNTYPALILPFLATPLGVFLMRQFMLGIPDSLLEAARIDGAGQIRTFTRIVLPLCGPPLATLAILTFLGSWNNFLWPLVAAQTEDKYTLPVALALYSQGQNSTHYGLLLAGSVLVIAPIVALFMALQRYFVQGIATVGIK
- a CDS encoding carbohydrate ABC transporter permease; this translates as MATTTADAAAGGRRAGRGAGPRRPRGGPSAARRRQGLAAWLFALPFMLVFAVFMLVPLVSSFLMSFTDFRSADAQTPFAVDFVGLQQYVDLFGDAQFRKAMVNTAYVVLFGIPLTMAVALALAVALNSGITRLRTLFRVGFYTPVVTSIVAVAVVWRFILQPDGVLNTVLGWIGIAGPDWLHSTTWALPSLILMTAWRNMGTLMIIFLAGLQNVPGELHEAAIMDGASPWQRFRRITLPLLRPTLLFGAVMLSVGYLQFFEESFVMTQGGPLNSTLSVSYFTYNQFGFGKYGYASAASYVLFTVIAALSMLQFRLLRPKD